A window of Clostridium botulinum BKT015925 contains these coding sequences:
- a CDS encoding YitT family protein produces the protein MIVKFLNMSCKELSKKTLLILFGSLLNAIALNLFLIPSNLLSGGVSGISLILLYLFNLPVGVSLLLLNIPLLILCFFKTDKKFTFFTLVGTISLSLIIILTEPLSKVLVPSATNRLLYAIYGGVLSGLGVGIIFSNHGSTGGIDIISMIAKKKYNIDVGFGSFVLNLIIVSAGSSFLGIETGLYTLIMMYITGAFTDRVLRGFSKQKMLIIVTKKQQEMTSAIMHKLHRGITILYGEGAYTKEKINILYCVVSPRQVPRIKELVIEIDDKAFISITDTAEVQGQGFAKLT, from the coding sequence ATGATTGTTAAATTTTTAAATATGTCATGTAAAGAACTTTCAAAAAAAACTCTTTTAATACTTTTTGGTAGTTTACTAAATGCTATAGCTCTAAATCTTTTTTTAATACCTAGCAATTTACTTAGTGGCGGGGTGTCCGGAATAAGTTTGATATTACTTTATCTTTTTAATCTTCCAGTAGGTGTATCGTTGCTTTTACTAAATATTCCACTTTTAATTCTATGCTTTTTTAAAACAGATAAAAAATTTACGTTTTTTACTTTAGTAGGTACCATATCGCTTTCTTTAATAATCATACTTACAGAACCACTTTCTAAAGTTCTCGTACCTTCTGCTACTAACCGATTACTCTATGCTATATATGGAGGGGTTTTAAGCGGACTTGGTGTTGGAATAATATTTTCAAATCATGGATCAACTGGCGGAATAGACATAATAAGTATGATTGCGAAAAAAAAATATAACATAGATGTGGGTTTCGGAAGTTTTGTTTTAAATCTTATAATTGTATCAGCTGGTTCTTCATTTTTAGGTATTGAAACTGGACTGTATACTCTTATAATGATGTACATTACTGGTGCATTTACAGATAGGGTACTCAGAGGATTTAGTAAACAAAAAATGCTTATAATAGTTACAAAGAAACAACAAGAAATGACTTCTGCCATAATGCATAAGCTTCATAGAGGAATTACTATTCTTTATGGAGAAGGAGCTTATACAAAAGAAAAAATAAATATTCTTTATTGTGTAGTATCTCCAAGACAAGTTCCAAGAATCAAAGAACTTGTAATAGAAATTGATGATAAAGCATTTATATCCATAACAGATACCGCTGAAGTTCAAGGTCAAGGATTTGCCAAACTAACTTAA
- the metA gene encoding homoserine O-acetyltransferase MetA → MPIIIPENLPASDTLNGENIFVMHEARALSQDIRPLKILILNLMPRKIQTETQLLRLLGNTPLQVDVRLLHIDKHESKNTSKEHLLRFYETFDDVKNEKFDGMIITGAPVETLEYEEVDYWEELKEIMNFSINHVTSTLHICWGAQAGLYHHYGIPKYKLDKKVFGVFRHTLNEDGVQLLRGFDNEFYVPHSRHTEVLRDDVLKIPELKILAQSDESGLYIVATKGAKQIFVMGHSEYDSDTLKWEYDRDVAKGIKADIPKNYYPNDDPTKKPIVKWRSHANLLFSNWLNYYVYQETPYEHK, encoded by the coding sequence ATGCCTATAATAATACCAGAAAATCTTCCTGCTAGTGATACTCTTAATGGAGAAAATATATTTGTAATGCATGAAGCTAGAGCACTAAGCCAGGATATAAGACCTTTAAAAATATTAATTTTAAATTTGATGCCAAGGAAAATTCAAACAGAAACACAATTACTAAGACTTCTTGGAAACACTCCATTACAAGTAGATGTAAGATTACTTCATATAGATAAACATGAATCGAAAAATACATCTAAGGAGCATTTATTAAGATTTTATGAGACTTTTGATGATGTAAAAAATGAAAAATTTGATGGAATGATTATAACAGGTGCACCTGTTGAGACATTAGAATACGAAGAGGTGGATTATTGGGAAGAATTAAAAGAAATAATGAACTTTTCTATTAATCATGTTACATCAACTTTGCATATATGTTGGGGAGCTCAAGCTGGATTATATCATCACTATGGTATACCTAAATATAAATTAGATAAAAAAGTGTTTGGAGTATTTAGACATACATTAAATGAAGATGGGGTTCAGCTTTTAAGAGGATTTGATAATGAATTTTATGTACCACATTCAAGACATACTGAAGTTTTGAGAGATGATGTATTAAAGATTCCAGAACTTAAAATATTAGCACAATCAGATGAATCAGGGTTATATATAGTTGCAACTAAAGGAGCTAAACAAATATTTGTAATGGGACATTCGGAGTATGATTCGGATACTTTAAAATGGGAATATGATAGGGATGTTGCAAAAGGTATTAAAGCAGATATTCCTAAAAACTATTATCCTAATGATGATCCTACAAAAAAACCTATTGTAAAATGGAGATCACATGCTAATTTATTATTTTCAAATTGGCTAAATTATTATGTATATCAAGAAACACCATATGAACATAAATGA
- a CDS encoding response regulator transcription factor — MYKLLVINDNDLEVQAIKIILQLLKNDIKVVAVAKRGEEGIKLHDKLQPDIIILGDDIPGISTLKAIKENEKDKIVIIIKGCSNSYFNKEKSESNWDYYLLRPIEEEELINTLQQCIIKLRTNKNKIKENEFLLLETIISGEEKECEKLLQELIKSYMLISNNNIDILKEKVIGLVRSIVKVSRNIKIQIEQEKYIASIEGKENLDEIKQAVNTLLIKIFNQNQGRSITEKLTKGKIINKNLKPLFEYIEKNYRDKITLEAAANMCNLNKYYFSKLFKKNTSIKFVDYITLYKIERAKEILKNTDECIINIAIELGYDESGYFSKVFKKIVGVTPSTYRNKNN, encoded by the coding sequence ATGTACAAGCTATTAGTGATTAATGATAATGATTTGGAAGTTCAAGCAATAAAAATAATTCTTCAGTTATTAAAAAATGATATAAAAGTAGTTGCAGTAGCGAAAAGAGGAGAAGAGGGTATAAAATTACATGATAAATTACAGCCGGATATAATAATATTAGGGGACGATATACCAGGAATAAGTACTTTAAAAGCTATAAAAGAAAATGAGAAAGATAAAATAGTGATTATTATTAAAGGATGCAGTAATTCTTATTTCAATAAAGAAAAAAGTGAGTCGAATTGGGATTACTATTTACTAAGACCTATAGAAGAAGAGGAGTTAATAAATACTTTGCAACAATGTATTATAAAGTTGAGAACAAATAAAAATAAAATTAAAGAAAATGAGTTTTTATTATTAGAAACTATAATATCTGGTGAAGAAAAAGAGTGTGAGAAACTATTGCAGGAGCTGATTAAAAGTTATATGTTAATATCCAATAATAATATTGATATATTAAAAGAAAAGGTAATTGGTCTTGTAAGAAGTATTGTAAAGGTATCTCGTAATATAAAGATACAAATAGAACAAGAAAAATATATTGCAAGCATAGAAGGTAAAGAAAACTTAGATGAAATAAAACAAGCGGTAAATACTCTTCTTATAAAAATATTTAATCAGAATCAAGGGAGAAGTATTACTGAAAAATTGACTAAAGGTAAAATTATTAATAAAAATTTAAAACCTTTATTTGAATATATAGAAAAGAATTATAGGGATAAGATTACTTTAGAAGCAGCAGCAAATATGTGTAACCTAAACAAATATTATTTTAGTAAATTATTTAAAAAAAATACTAGTATTAAATTTGTTGATTATATTACTTTATACAAGATAGAGAGAGCAAAAGAAATTCTTAAGAATACAGATGAATGTATAATAAATATTGCTATAGAACTGGGTTACGATGAGTCCGGTTACTTTTCGAAAGTTTTCAAAAAAATAGTTGGGGTAACACCTTCAACTTATAGAAATAAAAATAATTAA
- a CDS encoding PocR ligand-binding domain-containing protein, which produces MKKIISMKDVVNIENFQKIQNDIAKATGVAIIATDYRGKPITKHSLCTEFCNIIRSDENLKELCEKCDSRGGLEAARTGKPYIYRCHKGLVDFAIPIIIEDQYLGSLMSGQILTDNRESLELEDIIQCNNSDEHDEILIKAYEKLNIIPLKKIKDIANMMFHIANYIVEEGKFRIVQGEIIKNNSKIVKYDEDNIKLTKELNKLKLKDIESYTSENFIFEVLNTVASLSIIEGAHRTHGIICELSKMLRYTLEKTSKMVYLEEELRYISSYLNLYKIRFGERLNFSIDIDSIYNNVKVPVMSIYLFIDNIILYVLKRNHGKLHIKISVEQKENWIIILIKYNCIGINKNELLDINKKDILIDVKRRLDKFHISDYDIEINSNSYKDTEIIIKLLGDRL; this is translated from the coding sequence TTGAAGAAAATAATAAGTATGAAGGATGTCGTAAATATAGAAAATTTTCAAAAAATTCAAAATGATATAGCTAAGGCAACGGGAGTTGCTATTATAGCAACAGATTATAGGGGAAAGCCTATTACCAAGCATAGTTTATGTACTGAGTTTTGTAATATTATTCGTTCTGATGAGAATTTAAAAGAATTATGTGAAAAGTGTGATTCAAGAGGGGGACTTGAGGCGGCAAGAACAGGCAAACCATATATATATAGATGCCATAAAGGACTTGTGGATTTTGCAATACCTATAATTATTGAAGATCAGTATTTGGGGTCATTAATGTCAGGTCAGATTTTAACTGATAATAGGGAAAGTTTAGAATTAGAAGATATTATTCAATGTAATAATAGTGATGAACATGATGAGATACTTATTAAAGCTTATGAAAAATTAAATATTATACCATTAAAAAAAATAAAAGATATTGCAAATATGATGTTTCATATAGCTAATTACATTGTTGAGGAAGGAAAGTTTAGAATTGTCCAAGGCGAAATTATAAAGAACAATAGTAAAATTGTAAAATATGATGAAGATAATATTAAACTTACTAAAGAATTAAATAAACTTAAGTTAAAAGATATAGAATCATATACAAGTGAAAATTTTATATTTGAAGTATTAAATACTGTTGCATCACTATCTATAATTGAAGGTGCACACAGAACACATGGAATTATATGTGAATTGTCAAAAATGCTAAGATATACTTTAGAGAAAACTAGTAAAATGGTATATCTTGAAGAAGAATTAAGATATATTTCTTCTTATTTAAATTTATATAAAATTAGATTTGGAGAGAGATTAAATTTTAGTATAGATATAGACAGTATATATAATAATGTAAAAGTACCAGTTATGAGTATATACTTATTTATTGATAATATAATATTATATGTTTTAAAAAGAAATCATGGAAAGTTACATATAAAAATAAGTGTAGAACAAAAAGAAAATTGGATAATCATATTAATAAAATATAATTGTATCGGAATTAATAAAAATGAATTATTGGATATAAATAAAAAAGATATATTAATCGATGTAAAAAGAAGATTAGATAAATTTCATATAAGTGATTATGATATTGAAATAAATAGTAATTCATATAAAGATACAGAAATAATAATAAAGTTATTAGGGGACAGGTTATAG
- a CDS encoding O-acetylhomoserine aminocarboxypropyltransferase/cysteine synthase family protein: MINNWGKGTICIQGGYNPESGEPRVLPIYQSTTYKYNDPDEVADLFDLKAEGHMYSRISNPTVSAFEKKVAELEGGVGALAVASGQSATALAILNICKNGDHIISTSTLYGGTHTLFSTTLKKFGIDVTFVDPEANEQYILKSCRENTRAIFGETIGNPGLNVLDFDKFSKISKKINVPFIVDNTIATPYLCNPLKLGANIVVHSATKYIDGHATTVGGIIIDGGNFNWNNGKFKELTESDPSYHGIKYVETFKDSAYIVKARVQLLRDLGVCVSPFNAFLFNLGIETLHLRMERHSENALRLGKFLESHKNVNWVSYPLLQSHPTYHTAKKYLKSGASGILTFGVKGGIESGKQFIRNLKLAALVVHLGDARTSVLHPASTTHRQLTNEEQLAAGVTDDLIRVSVGIEDIEDIIKDFDEALKNI, encoded by the coding sequence ATGATTAATAACTGGGGAAAAGGAACTATATGTATTCAAGGGGGGTATAATCCAGAGTCAGGTGAGCCAAGGGTACTTCCAATATATCAAAGTACAACTTACAAATATAATGATCCAGATGAAGTGGCAGATTTATTTGATTTAAAGGCTGAGGGGCATATGTATTCTAGAATAAGTAATCCTACTGTATCTGCTTTTGAAAAAAAAGTAGCCGAGCTTGAGGGAGGGGTTGGAGCTTTAGCTGTTGCATCTGGACAGTCAGCAACGGCACTTGCGATATTGAATATATGTAAAAATGGAGATCATATTATTTCAACATCTACCTTATATGGTGGAACTCATACACTTTTTTCAACTACATTAAAGAAATTTGGAATAGATGTAACTTTTGTAGATCCAGAAGCAAATGAACAATATATATTAAAAAGTTGTAGAGAGAATACTAGAGCAATTTTTGGGGAGACAATAGGTAATCCAGGATTAAATGTATTAGATTTTGATAAATTTTCAAAAATATCTAAGAAAATAAATGTTCCATTTATAGTTGACAATACTATAGCAACACCATATCTTTGTAATCCATTGAAATTAGGAGCGAATATAGTTGTACATTCTGCAACGAAATATATAGATGGACATGCAACAACTGTTGGTGGAATTATTATAGATGGTGGAAATTTTAATTGGAATAATGGAAAATTTAAAGAATTAACAGAATCAGATCCAAGTTATCATGGAATTAAGTATGTTGAAACATTTAAAGATAGTGCGTATATTGTAAAAGCTCGTGTTCAACTTTTAAGAGATTTAGGTGTGTGTGTGAGTCCATTTAATGCTTTTTTATTTAATTTAGGGATTGAGACATTACATTTAAGAATGGAAAGACATAGTGAAAATGCGTTGAGACTAGGAAAATTTTTAGAAAGTCATAAAAATGTTAATTGGGTAAGCTATCCATTACTACAAAGTCATCCAACTTATCATACAGCCAAGAAGTACTTAAAAAGTGGGGCTAGCGGAATTTTAACTTTTGGAGTTAAAGGAGGAATTGAATCTGGAAAACAATTCATAAGAAATCTTAAACTAGCAGCATTAGTTGTACATCTAGGAGATGCAAGAACGTCAGTGCTTCATCCAGCTAGTACAACTCATAGACAACTTACAAACGAAGAACAATTAGCAGCAGGAGTTACTGATGATTTAATAAGAGTATCTGTTGGAATTGAAGATATAGAGGATATTATAAAAGATTTTGATGAAGCACTAAAAAATATATAA
- a CDS encoding iron-containing alcohol dehydrogenase, whose translation MFMRMYDYLLPNVNFMGAGSISVVGERCKLLGGKKALIVTGKYIGAMKDGPLQLVVKYLTEAEIDYVHFDGSEPNPKDINVIKGVEIFKREKCDMIITIGGGSAHDCGKGIGIGATHEGDLYDYAGIETLKNPLPPIVAVNTTAGTGSEVTRHCVLTNTKKKIKFVIVSWRNLPQVSINDPLLMVKKSPKLTAATGMDALTHAIEAYVSKDANPVTDAAAIQAIKLISTNLRQAVAYGENLKARENMAYASLLAGMAFNNANLGYVHAMAHQLGGQYDLAHGVANAMLLPHVERFNIISNPEKFADIAEFMGENISGLSVIEAADKAIEAMFKLSQDIGIPKRLREVGVKEEDFEYMAGNALKDGNAFSNPRKGTEEDIVNLFKSAY comes from the coding sequence ATTTTTATGAGAATGTACGATTATCTACTACCAAATGTAAATTTTATGGGAGCTGGGTCAATATCAGTTGTAGGAGAAAGATGCAAACTTTTAGGAGGAAAGAAAGCCCTAATAGTTACAGGTAAATATATAGGAGCTATGAAAGATGGTCCTTTGCAATTAGTAGTTAAATATTTAACAGAAGCCGAGATCGATTATGTTCATTTTGATGGATCAGAACCAAATCCAAAGGATATAAATGTTATAAAAGGTGTTGAAATTTTTAAAAGAGAGAAATGTGACATGATTATAACAATAGGCGGAGGAAGTGCTCATGACTGTGGTAAAGGAATAGGTATTGGAGCTACTCATGAGGGAGATCTTTATGATTATGCAGGTATAGAAACACTTAAAAATCCTCTTCCACCAATAGTAGCAGTTAATACTACAGCTGGAACAGGAAGTGAAGTTACACGTCACTGTGTTTTAACTAATACAAAGAAGAAAATCAAATTTGTAATTGTTAGTTGGAGAAACTTACCTCAAGTTTCTATAAACGATCCTTTACTTATGGTTAAAAAATCACCTAAATTAACAGCAGCTACAGGAATGGATGCATTAACACATGCAATAGAAGCATATGTTTCAAAGGATGCAAATCCTGTAACGGATGCAGCAGCAATACAAGCTATTAAATTAATTTCTACAAATTTACGTCAAGCAGTTGCATATGGTGAAAATCTTAAGGCTAGAGAAAATATGGCTTATGCATCTTTACTTGCAGGAATGGCTTTTAATAATGCTAATTTAGGGTATGTACATGCCATGGCACATCAACTTGGAGGACAATATGATTTAGCTCATGGAGTTGCAAATGCAATGCTTCTTCCTCATGTAGAACGTTTTAATATTATTTCAAATCCTGAAAAATTTGCTGATATAGCTGAATTTATGGGAGAAAATATTTCTGGACTTTCAGTAATAGAGGCAGCAGATAAGGCAATAGAAGCTATGTTTAAATTATCACAAGATATAGGGATTCCAAAAAGATTAAGAGAGGTAGGAGTAAAAGAAGAAGATTTTGAATATATGGCAGGAAATGCACTTAAAGATGGAAATGCATTTAGCAATCCAAGAAAAGGTACAGAAGAAGATATTGTAAACTTGTTTAAATCTGCATATTAA
- a CDS encoding trypsin-like serine protease, which produces MNFNRCINFNNYSSQLLEQKIKCICENEYELFLSKTNVVGIGLGYKTIGGICSYRTCIKVFVSNKISSSNLNFNDLIPKIYKGIETDVVKSGVSIPYALKSKIRPMLCGYSVGPEKYTNTGSIGCLVTDGFSRFLLGNNHVLARSNSLPIGTSIIQPSGKDKGKSKNNVVANLAKVIPIKFNGIIGKQENYGDCAIARLTEKTIASPNIALINMPPRGVRNPHVDQQVKKVGRTTGLNTGKILSINTTYNVSYGMKSALFKNQIITTPMAQEGDSGAVLLDNNNYILGLLLGGSELCSIYNNIHDVLSLLSVAIITS; this is translated from the coding sequence ATGAATTTTAATAGATGTATAAATTTTAATAATTATTCATCTCAGCTTTTAGAACAGAAAATTAAGTGTATTTGTGAAAATGAATATGAACTTTTTTTAAGTAAAACTAATGTAGTGGGAATTGGACTAGGTTATAAAACAATTGGTGGTATTTGTAGCTATAGAACGTGCATTAAAGTTTTTGTATCGAATAAGATTAGTTCTAGTAATCTAAATTTTAATGATTTGATTCCTAAAATATATAAGGGGATAGAAACTGATGTTGTGAAATCAGGGGTTTCTATTCCTTATGCTTTAAAGAGTAAAATACGTCCAATGTTATGTGGTTATAGTGTAGGACCTGAAAAATATACCAATACTGGATCAATAGGATGTTTAGTAACTGATGGATTTAGTAGATTTTTATTAGGCAACAATCATGTTCTTGCAAGATCAAATTCTTTGCCTATAGGAACATCTATAATTCAGCCTTCAGGTAAAGATAAAGGAAAATCTAAAAATAATGTTGTTGCGAATCTTGCGAAGGTTATTCCTATAAAATTTAATGGGATTATTGGCAAACAAGAAAATTATGGAGATTGTGCTATCGCAAGATTAACGGAAAAAACTATTGCATCACCTAATATTGCATTAATAAATATGCCTCCACGAGGAGTTAGAAATCCACATGTAGATCAGCAAGTTAAAAAAGTTGGAAGAACAACAGGGCTTAATACAGGAAAAATTTTATCTATAAATACGACTTATAATGTAAGTTATGGGATGAAAAGTGCTTTGTTTAAGAATCAAATAATTACAACGCCTATGGCTCAGGAAGGGGATTCAGGAGCTGTGTTGTTAGATAATAATAACTATATTTTAGGACTTTTACTAGGAGGAAGTGAATTATGTAGTATTTACAATAATATACATGATGTTTTATCATTATTGAGTGTTGCAATTATTACAAGCTAA